Proteins encoded within one genomic window of Halomonas sp. YLGW01:
- a CDS encoding PilZ domain-containing protein, with product MAVSPLSKNPSANVIRSLLQHTHELSVYAKDMAYPLKAEVADLDLTAGRMVLELEYAGPDIEQYLGGGGLSFDLEALKGSQAIEHETYSLSNVAAKLLKTDSTLYRLECQLPESVFVKENRGVVRIPFILGMQARINLEVYRHKLSVPGKLRNLSAGGCMFEIDLADSVAIGVDQNIPGVTLKFPNGDSFFAEGKVRHIRPFGQHGYAAVGLQFTNLSTSQTEVLLRYVNDSEREAAFRTGSNDKLTDHVPLFIPGAKEKKIQQREAQERDKRGRQSPMERGVLEVAHQLQVGLMYMKTRNLFPDEIFYDCADTLRYLVEQDRKAFLYALAFLRDEPDWVRHAVQVAGQLVDLMMIRDPHDPQVREAVLGTLLHTMGKPMLISAELPSLKANMKPEQKVILKSHVAVLLDKLREIGWEPSATCRDVIEQANERLDGSGYPAGKHGKQLSELIRLVSVIKAINKLQHGRNGVPPHSPLDAYRRIHAANTAYDKTVLVEYIQVYGLYPIGSLAKFSGGFLAWIMDTDGKGTPSKIHVVKNLRFPDTNNSSVITKSDFSQIGKLEGIVSPSVYGVKVSKV from the coding sequence ATGGCCGTCTCCCCTCTCTCCAAAAACCCCTCAGCGAACGTGATTCGCTCACTGCTCCAGCACACTCATGAATTATCGGTGTATGCCAAAGACATGGCCTATCCCTTGAAGGCGGAGGTCGCCGATCTGGACCTGACCGCCGGGCGTATGGTGCTGGAGTTGGAGTATGCCGGCCCAGATATTGAGCAGTATCTGGGCGGCGGCGGCCTGAGCTTCGACTTGGAAGCGCTGAAGGGATCTCAGGCCATCGAGCATGAGACTTACAGTCTCAGCAACGTCGCCGCCAAGCTGCTCAAGACCGACAGTACGCTGTATCGCCTAGAGTGCCAGCTACCAGAATCGGTCTTCGTGAAGGAGAACCGGGGGGTGGTTCGCATTCCCTTCATCCTCGGCATGCAGGCCCGTATCAACCTCGAAGTTTACCGGCATAAACTCAGCGTGCCGGGCAAGCTACGCAACCTTTCCGCGGGCGGCTGCATGTTCGAGATCGACCTTGCGGATAGCGTCGCGATCGGCGTGGATCAGAACATTCCCGGGGTGACGCTGAAGTTTCCCAACGGCGATAGCTTCTTCGCAGAAGGTAAGGTTCGTCATATCCGTCCCTTCGGCCAGCATGGCTATGCGGCCGTGGGCCTCCAGTTCACCAACCTGTCGACGTCCCAGACAGAGGTCCTGTTACGGTACGTGAATGACTCAGAGCGAGAAGCCGCTTTCCGTACCGGATCTAACGACAAGCTGACCGATCACGTGCCTCTGTTTATCCCTGGCGCCAAGGAGAAGAAGATTCAGCAGCGAGAAGCCCAGGAACGCGATAAGCGCGGCCGCCAGTCACCTATGGAACGCGGTGTGCTGGAAGTGGCCCATCAGCTCCAGGTGGGGCTGATGTACATGAAGACTCGCAACCTGTTTCCCGATGAGATTTTCTACGATTGCGCCGACACCCTGCGTTACCTCGTGGAGCAGGACCGCAAGGCGTTCCTATATGCCCTGGCGTTTCTTCGTGACGAGCCGGATTGGGTCAGACATGCCGTACAGGTTGCCGGCCAGTTAGTTGACCTCATGATGATTCGTGACCCGCACGATCCCCAGGTGCGTGAGGCCGTGCTGGGCACCTTGCTACATACCATGGGCAAGCCCATGCTGATCAGCGCGGAGCTACCGTCTCTCAAGGCCAATATGAAGCCGGAGCAGAAGGTAATCCTAAAGAGCCATGTGGCAGTGCTTCTCGACAAATTACGTGAGATAGGCTGGGAACCCAGTGCTACCTGCCGCGATGTGATCGAACAGGCCAACGAACGCCTGGATGGCTCCGGCTACCCAGCGGGCAAGCACGGTAAGCAGCTCTCGGAGCTGATTCGGTTGGTCAGTGTCATCAAGGCGATCAATAAGCTGCAGCATGGGCGTAACGGCGTACCGCCGCACTCACCGCTTGACGCCTACCGCAGGATCCATGCGGCGAACACGGCTTATGACAAGACGGTGCTCGTGGAGTACATCCAGGTGTATGGCCTCTACCCGATCGGTAGCCTGGCGAAATTCTCTGGCGGTTTCCTTGCCTGGATCATGGATACCGACGGCAAGGGAACGCCAAGCAAGATCCACGTCGTCAAGAACCTTCGCTTCCCGGATACCAACAATAGCAGTGTGATCACCAAGAGCGACTTCTCACAGATCGGCAAACTCGAGGGCATCGTCAGCCCCTCAGTGTATGGGGTGAAGGTCAGTAAGGTGTAG
- a CDS encoding diguanylate cyclase: MMLKTLSRRLILAIVVLSVLMTAILLPLFQAYLDARLDADKASAEAMLEAGQATLRRGMNESFNDILGIAQQPLLRRYLTYLDDSRGGDPTPAPGWEARQLSDQLRTQLVHARHYTKVVLLDTQGQELFRAHHGPPRPPVSRRMSHADAAYFQAAMQLNPRDLYISPPGHQVSYENTTDGLSPVIDIATPVFDTHGEKKGVLLLSLDWQYLTAALRQDVARDQAARLIMVDATGRWLLPGHGSVISLGQPVASHFPMIWASLSQEGPEPALNDRLLLTQTIDMRTQDYRSLVESVGSLPSSHPWHLGLLLPKPSLATLLSESLGVRLIPLLYGLALLLGVSWAVSSHRQQALKRQAQRYASEVRDLYEHAPCGYHSLDADGRIVRMNRTELDWLGYHADEVIDRRYYRDFVTPATREAFDAAFHSVLGPNQEGAAECELVTRDGTLLPVAIQASASITSRGFKYTRAMVFDLTERKRLETTLAKQAMTDPLTALGNRRYLEDQAALEKTRAQQSGQPLSLAVVDLDHFKQINDAHGHEAGDKVLQAFAETANAVLRDGDVLCRTGGEEFTVLLPNTSQDQAIQVAERLRTAIEHASVRVGSQDHLSYTASCGVTTVLPTETSLLPAVRRADQGLYRAKEQGRNRVNCVSVSRVTAYDLDSQ, from the coding sequence ATGATGCTGAAGACTTTAAGCCGTCGACTGATCTTGGCCATCGTGGTGCTGAGCGTCCTGATGACAGCCATCCTGTTGCCGCTTTTCCAGGCCTATCTCGACGCCCGACTCGACGCGGATAAGGCCAGCGCGGAGGCGATGCTGGAGGCGGGCCAAGCCACCCTGCGCCGAGGGATGAACGAAAGTTTCAACGACATCCTGGGCATCGCGCAGCAACCCCTGCTCAGACGCTATCTCACCTACCTGGATGACTCCCGCGGGGGCGATCCCACGCCGGCGCCCGGATGGGAAGCGCGGCAGCTCTCGGACCAGCTTCGCACGCAGCTGGTCCACGCTCGCCACTACACCAAGGTGGTGTTGCTGGATACACAGGGCCAAGAGCTGTTTCGTGCTCACCATGGACCGCCACGCCCCCCCGTATCACGGCGCATGTCGCACGCCGATGCAGCTTATTTCCAGGCGGCCATGCAACTGAACCCCCGAGACCTCTATATCTCGCCCCCCGGCCATCAGGTCAGCTACGAAAACACCACCGATGGCCTCTCCCCGGTGATCGATATCGCGACCCCCGTCTTCGATACCCACGGAGAGAAGAAAGGCGTCCTGCTGCTCAGCCTGGACTGGCAGTACCTGACCGCCGCTCTCCGTCAGGATGTCGCGCGGGACCAGGCGGCTCGGCTGATCATGGTGGATGCCACCGGCCGTTGGCTGCTTCCTGGCCACGGTAGCGTCATCTCATTAGGCCAGCCTGTCGCCTCCCACTTCCCTATGATCTGGGCGTCCCTCTCCCAAGAGGGACCGGAACCGGCTCTGAACGACCGTCTCTTGCTGACCCAAACCATCGACATGCGAACCCAGGACTACCGCAGCCTGGTGGAGAGCGTGGGTAGTTTGCCGTCCTCTCACCCTTGGCATCTCGGGCTGCTGTTGCCCAAGCCAAGCCTGGCCACTCTGCTGTCGGAGAGTCTCGGCGTGCGGCTGATACCCTTGCTCTACGGTCTCGCCCTCCTCCTTGGCGTGTCCTGGGCCGTGAGCAGTCATCGTCAGCAAGCCTTGAAACGACAGGCTCAACGCTATGCCAGTGAAGTACGCGACCTCTATGAACATGCGCCCTGCGGCTATCATTCGCTGGATGCCGACGGCCGCATCGTCAGGATGAACCGCACCGAACTCGACTGGTTGGGGTACCACGCCGACGAGGTGATCGACAGGCGGTACTACCGAGACTTCGTGACACCGGCCACCCGCGAGGCCTTCGACGCCGCCTTCCATAGCGTCCTGGGACCGAACCAGGAAGGAGCGGCGGAGTGCGAGCTGGTCACACGCGATGGCACTCTTCTGCCGGTCGCCATTCAGGCCTCGGCCTCGATCACGTCACGTGGCTTCAAGTACACCCGCGCCATGGTCTTCGACCTGACCGAGCGCAAACGGCTGGAAACGACACTAGCGAAACAGGCCATGACCGACCCGCTCACAGCGCTTGGCAATCGGCGTTATCTCGAGGATCAGGCTGCCCTGGAAAAGACCCGAGCACAGCAAAGCGGCCAACCGCTTAGCCTGGCCGTGGTCGATCTCGATCACTTCAAGCAGATCAATGACGCGCATGGTCACGAGGCGGGCGATAAGGTTCTGCAGGCCTTTGCCGAGACCGCCAACGCCGTGCTTCGCGATGGCGATGTCCTATGCCGCACGGGCGGGGAGGAGTTCACGGTCCTGCTCCCGAACACCTCTCAGGACCAGGCTATCCAAGTGGCCGAACGACTACGGACTGCCATTGAACATGCATCGGTGCGAGTTGGGAGCCAGGACCA
- a CDS encoding methyl-accepting chemotaxis protein produces MRRLTLKTLLTTLLLIMVGMAAIIGTISIRGQLALESDINELAETSVDQANTANRMESNLLEMRLRMARYEEFSRRGNDEMAVTALDQARESLGRTQSRFEEFRSVDITTSQRRYPYFEAVVEAFGDMVTPGLVEAIENGDITAIRQERQRLTTLGPDFSDSVRAFAGYAEERAGEMKAEANGNVQQTIIVTAFILLMASLLTFLAYVGIQKLLVAPLRRAGKICAQIAKGDLTNQIEVKGNNEISTLNQALHDMQVRLIEVIGMLRQSGDQVAHSSREIAAGSEDLASRTEEQASALQETATSMEQMNSTVRQTSESATSANQLSEEAVDKAKESREAVIRTSQLMEAMETSSRRVQDIIETIESIAFQTNILALNASVEAARAGEHGRGFAVVAGEVRKLAANSAESSKEIRSIIEEITHHIADGAEQSGRTRENMEATMQAIQQVTSMMQGIQSAVHEQESGISQVSTAVNQMDGATQQNVSLVEQTSTAAASLEDEASRLASLVATFQLREGAAAPAVTLPSRQESSVDRNAPPSPRDERSANGGPRPQKASATRPEVEEWESF; encoded by the coding sequence ATGCGCAGACTAACATTAAAAACCCTACTGACCACGCTACTGCTTATCATGGTGGGCATGGCCGCCATCATCGGCACTATTTCCATCCGCGGTCAGCTCGCCCTCGAAAGCGATATCAACGAACTTGCGGAAACCAGCGTCGATCAAGCCAACACCGCTAATCGCATGGAATCGAACCTCCTCGAGATGCGGCTTCGCATGGCCCGTTATGAGGAATTCTCACGGCGTGGCAACGACGAGATGGCCGTCACCGCACTCGATCAAGCGCGAGAAAGCCTCGGGCGCACCCAATCCCGGTTTGAAGAGTTTCGTAGTGTTGATATCACGACCTCTCAGCGCCGCTATCCCTACTTCGAGGCCGTGGTAGAGGCCTTCGGGGACATGGTAACGCCGGGGTTGGTCGAAGCCATCGAAAATGGGGACATCACCGCCATACGACAGGAGCGCCAACGGCTTACCACTCTTGGTCCTGACTTCTCGGACAGCGTGCGCGCCTTCGCGGGATACGCCGAGGAGCGTGCCGGTGAGATGAAGGCGGAGGCCAACGGCAACGTGCAACAGACCATCATCGTGACGGCGTTCATTTTGCTGATGGCATCCCTGCTGACTTTCCTGGCCTATGTCGGTATCCAGAAATTGCTGGTCGCTCCCTTGCGGCGTGCCGGCAAGATCTGTGCACAGATCGCCAAGGGTGACCTCACCAACCAGATCGAGGTGAAGGGGAACAATGAAATCAGCACCCTGAACCAGGCGCTGCATGACATGCAGGTCCGCCTCATCGAGGTCATCGGCATGCTGCGCCAAAGCGGCGACCAGGTGGCTCACAGCTCTCGCGAGATCGCAGCGGGCAGCGAAGACCTGGCCAGCCGCACCGAGGAACAGGCTTCGGCACTGCAGGAGACGGCCACCAGCATGGAGCAGATGAACTCCACAGTACGCCAGACCAGCGAGTCCGCCACGTCCGCCAATCAGCTCAGTGAGGAAGCGGTCGACAAAGCAAAGGAGTCCCGCGAAGCCGTTATCCGCACCTCGCAGCTGATGGAAGCCATGGAGACCAGCTCACGCCGTGTGCAGGATATTATCGAAACCATCGAGAGCATTGCCTTCCAGACCAATATCCTGGCCCTGAATGCGTCTGTTGAGGCCGCCAGAGCCGGAGAGCATGGCCGTGGATTCGCGGTGGTGGCTGGTGAAGTACGTAAGCTGGCAGCCAACTCCGCCGAGTCTTCCAAGGAGATACGCTCCATCATCGAGGAGATCACCCACCATATCGCCGATGGTGCCGAGCAGTCGGGCCGGACACGCGAAAACATGGAAGCCACCATGCAGGCGATCCAGCAGGTTACGTCCATGATGCAGGGGATCCAGAGTGCCGTGCATGAACAGGAGAGCGGCATCAGCCAAGTGTCGACGGCGGTTAACCAGATGGACGGCGCGACCCAGCAGAATGTCTCTCTGGTGGAGCAGACCAGCACCGCAGCGGCATCGCTGGAAGATGAGGCCTCTCGCCTAGCAAGCCTAGTGGCAACCTTCCAGCTCCGAGAAGGCGCGGCAGCGCCGGCTGTCACCCTCCCCTCACGGCAAGAAAGCAGCGTAGACCGTAACGCGCCGCCATCACCGCGCGATGAGCGCAGCGCAAACGGTGGTCCAAGGCCTCAGAAAGCCAGTGCCACGCGCCCAGAAGTGGAAGAATGGGAGTCTTTCTAA
- a CDS encoding GGDEF domain-containing protein: MATLISRDEPFSLVVDVDHFKHVNDTLGHDGGDATLLWLSARILVCLHDGDIVARTGGEEFVIVMHRASASKAEQVIEGLRQHINTGIVTLQDGSELSTTISSGLSEHAKGRAQAG, translated from the coding sequence GTGGCGACGTTGATCTCACGCGACGAGCCTTTCTCGCTTGTTGTCGACGTCGACCACTTCAAGCACGTCAACGACACCCTTGGCCACGATGGTGGTGATGCCACGCTCCTGTGGTTGAGCGCCCGCATATTAGTGTGTCTTCATGATGGCGACATCGTGGCTCGAACGGGCGGCGAGGAATTCGTGATCGTGATGCATCGTGCCTCGGCGTCGAAAGCCGAGCAGGTCATTGAGGGACTACGTCAGCACATCAACACAGGCATCGTCACGCTGCAGGACGGCAGCGAGCTCAGCACCACCATCAGCAGCGGCCTCAGCGAGCATGCTAAGGGACGTGCTCAAGCGGGCTGA
- a CDS encoding EAL domain-containing protein, translated as MAILDNLIFDPHAIGAVQGEYNMHLVLLSWLVALAAAYTGLDIVKLTRQVRRVAWRWLWLWSGACVMGLGVWSMHFIGMHAYRLDFPLNHDPALTLMSMVPAILGSLGTMAVLSRSQVSHHALLWAGIGLGAGIGLMHYTGMAAMRMPAELYHATSLFLLSLLIAVGLGIVSVYAYRLFRLGWGAKRVKTCALISALGVSLAICGMHYVAMEAAWFAPRPNALISPQTMGTRSHWLSYLIGGGIAIIAILTLVAAQVSRRLRASAYHQYMTRTHLLEVLSALHDGVVLFDDKTRIRLCNAAFERLLGWSTQESIGRSVWHLSYTHDSEALNQQIQHALQTTGEWRGEIEARHQNGQRFPAQLSVSRVTYPDSDERDYVALLSDRSAEQRAQQRIRHLAYHDTLTGLPNRRALQERLADYDADHADGPPWALLTMLDIHRFKALNDSLGPDTGDELLRQLAERLQRWTKPGVDAARLDGNEFALLTKLSARDETAAQQEADHLIDEVIADLSADYALHGHTYPCRLNVGMLIFAPSEPATVGQWLKRVALALLEAKRQRDGHPRRFHPHFEQELDARVILERDLRYAIKKGELCLHVQPQVDADQCIIGAEALVRWEHPKRGRISPGHFIPVAEETGLIVPLGLWVLKEGCRLLGEWRQNPARRYLKLSLNVSVRQFQQPDFVDQVLTAIRQHDAPPERLTLELTESLMLSDPEGTIEKMAALRAIGVSFALDDFGTGYSSLTYLQSLPLDILKIDIAFVRDLGHERRTPPIAATIIALADSMGLTVVAEGVETPVQQAVLAELGCAIYQGYFFAAPLPLEAFHQLPNCLAVEQEGSNSPPFT; from the coding sequence ATGGCGATACTGGATAACCTGATATTCGATCCCCATGCCATCGGGGCGGTTCAGGGCGAATACAACATGCACCTGGTGCTGTTGTCGTGGCTGGTCGCTCTGGCGGCCGCCTATACCGGCCTGGATATCGTCAAGTTGACGCGTCAGGTGCGCCGAGTGGCATGGCGATGGCTCTGGCTATGGTCGGGGGCCTGCGTGATGGGGCTCGGGGTCTGGAGCATGCATTTCATTGGCATGCATGCCTACCGCCTCGACTTTCCGCTCAATCACGACCCGGCCTTAACCTTGATGTCCATGGTACCGGCCATCCTGGGCAGCCTCGGCACCATGGCCGTGCTGTCGCGATCGCAAGTATCCCATCATGCACTGCTCTGGGCCGGCATCGGGCTAGGGGCCGGCATCGGCCTGATGCACTATACCGGCATGGCGGCGATGCGCATGCCCGCGGAGCTGTATCATGCCACCAGCCTGTTCCTGCTCTCGCTGTTGATCGCGGTCGGCCTCGGTATCGTGAGCGTCTATGCCTATCGCCTGTTTCGTCTAGGGTGGGGCGCCAAACGGGTCAAGACCTGCGCCTTGATCTCGGCACTCGGCGTGTCCCTCGCCATCTGCGGCATGCACTACGTGGCCATGGAGGCGGCCTGGTTTGCACCGCGGCCAAACGCCCTCATCTCGCCCCAGACCATGGGCACCCGCTCCCATTGGTTGAGCTATCTCATTGGAGGGGGTATCGCCATTATCGCGATACTGACCCTGGTCGCCGCTCAGGTGAGCCGTCGTTTGCGCGCCAGTGCTTACCATCAGTATATGACCCGCACCCACCTGCTTGAGGTCCTTTCGGCCCTCCATGACGGCGTGGTGTTGTTCGATGACAAGACACGCATCCGGCTCTGTAACGCTGCCTTCGAGCGGCTGCTCGGCTGGAGCACACAAGAGTCGATCGGGCGCTCGGTCTGGCACCTCAGCTACACCCACGATAGCGAGGCGCTCAACCAGCAGATCCAACACGCCCTGCAGACAACAGGCGAGTGGCGAGGGGAGATTGAGGCTCGACACCAAAATGGCCAGCGCTTTCCGGCCCAGCTCAGCGTCAGTCGTGTCACTTACCCTGACAGCGACGAACGCGACTATGTGGCCTTGCTCAGCGACCGCTCGGCCGAACAGCGGGCGCAGCAACGTATTCGCCACCTTGCCTACCACGACACCCTGACGGGGCTCCCCAACCGGCGAGCGCTGCAGGAACGTCTTGCCGACTATGACGCCGACCACGCGGACGGTCCGCCTTGGGCATTACTGACAATGCTCGACATTCATCGCTTCAAGGCCCTCAACGACAGCCTGGGCCCGGATACCGGTGACGAGCTGCTGCGTCAGCTGGCCGAGCGCTTACAGCGCTGGACTAAGCCTGGGGTTGACGCCGCCCGTCTGGATGGTAATGAGTTCGCCCTGCTCACGAAGCTGTCCGCCAGAGACGAGACCGCCGCACAGCAGGAAGCCGACCACCTCATCGACGAAGTGATCGCCGACTTGAGCGCCGATTACGCCCTGCATGGCCACACCTACCCGTGCCGATTGAACGTCGGCATGCTGATCTTCGCGCCCAGCGAGCCAGCGACGGTCGGTCAATGGCTCAAGCGAGTTGCGTTGGCCTTGCTGGAAGCCAAGCGTCAGCGTGACGGGCATCCTAGGCGCTTTCACCCGCACTTCGAGCAGGAGCTCGACGCGCGCGTTATCCTCGAACGCGATCTGCGCTATGCCATCAAAAAAGGCGAGCTGTGCCTGCATGTACAGCCCCAGGTCGATGCAGACCAGTGCATCATCGGCGCGGAGGCCTTGGTCCGTTGGGAACATCCCAAGCGTGGCCGTATCTCCCCTGGCCACTTCATCCCGGTGGCGGAAGAGACGGGACTCATTGTGCCCCTGGGCCTCTGGGTGTTGAAGGAGGGGTGCCGCCTGCTCGGTGAGTGGCGCCAGAATCCGGCTCGTCGCTATCTCAAGCTCTCCTTGAACGTCAGTGTTCGTCAGTTCCAGCAACCGGATTTCGTCGACCAGGTGCTCACGGCGATCCGCCAGCATGACGCACCTCCTGAGCGCCTGACCCTGGAATTGACGGAGTCCCTGATGCTCAGTGATCCGGAGGGCACCATCGAGAAGATGGCCGCGCTGCGCGCCATCGGGGTCAGCTTTGCACTGGACGATTTTGGGACCGGCTACTCCTCCCTGACCTACCTGCAATCCCTGCCACTGGACATCCTCAAGATCGACATAGCCTTCGTGCGTGACCTGGGCCACGAGAGGCGGACGCCCCCCATCGCCGCCACCATCATTGCCCTCGCCGACAGCATGGGGCTGACGGTGGTCGCCGAGGGGGTGGAAACCCCGGTTCAGCAGGCCGTGCTGGCCGAGCTGGGCTGCGCGATCTACCAAGGCTACTTCTTCGCCGCTCCCCTGCCCCTCGAGGCATTTCACCAGCTACCAAACTGCCTTGCCGTTGAACAAGAAGGCAGCAATAGCCCACCTTTTACCTAA